The following are from one region of the Methanoculleus caldifontis genome:
- a CDS encoding ABC transporter permease translates to MNARHIGLVAKKELSGLSSEKTIVFAILLQVFIAMFSSFLMVGLTAMYDPEALEGYSTATYGVGYAGADSPLIDEFEKRHDLVLHRMDLSPALAALRERRVAAVIYAPDTPPDAEGPVAITLYLIQNDLQSSVINVKIKEVLQGYERELREVRADRMVSFPVGLNFPDAGNAESFYEFVYGLLLPILVLLPAIISAALIIDLITEEYQRQTLETLLSTPVTFTEMVFGKILACWAIVPVQAGAWILLLGLNGIMVGNAVPILLHVAAAGLFLILLGAATALHYRERTSAQFVFSTAVVVLFLLVMAVPYNPLNLVVRLAVETAGPVHWLILALVTVATALLAGAVAAYGRRVARAPPATAR, encoded by the coding sequence ATGAACGCCCGCCATATCGGTCTTGTCGCAAAAAAGGAACTCTCCGGCCTCTCCTCGGAGAAGACGATCGTCTTTGCCATCCTCTTGCAGGTATTCATCGCGATGTTCTCCTCATTCTTGATGGTAGGGCTCACCGCGATGTACGACCCGGAGGCGCTCGAGGGCTACTCGACGGCCACCTACGGCGTCGGCTACGCCGGGGCGGACTCACCCCTCATCGACGAGTTCGAGAAGCGCCACGACCTCGTCCTGCACAGGATGGATCTCTCCCCGGCACTTGCGGCGCTCCGGGAGCGGAGAGTGGCGGCGGTGATCTACGCTCCCGACACGCCGCCCGACGCCGAAGGGCCGGTCGCGATCACGCTTTACCTCATCCAGAACGACCTGCAGTCGAGCGTCATCAACGTCAAGATCAAAGAAGTCCTCCAGGGCTACGAGAGGGAGCTCCGCGAGGTCCGGGCCGACCGGATGGTCTCCTTCCCGGTCGGGCTGAACTTCCCCGACGCCGGGAACGCGGAGAGTTTCTATGAGTTCGTCTACGGCCTCCTCCTCCCGATCCTCGTCCTCCTCCCGGCGATCATCTCGGCGGCCCTGATCATCGACCTCATCACCGAGGAGTACCAGCGCCAGACGCTCGAGACCCTCCTCTCGACGCCGGTCACGTTCACGGAGATGGTCTTCGGGAAGATCCTCGCCTGCTGGGCCATCGTCCCGGTCCAGGCCGGGGCCTGGATCCTCCTCCTCGGCCTGAACGGGATCATGGTGGGGAACGCCGTCCCGATCCTCCTCCATGTCGCGGCGGCCGGGCTCTTCCTCATCCTCCTCGGCGCCGCGACGGCGCTCCACTACCGCGAGCGGACCAGCGCCCAGTTCGTCTTCTCGACCGCGGTCGTGGTGCTCTTCCTCCTGGTCATGGCCGTCCCCTACAACCCGCTCAACCTCGTGGTCAGGCTCGCGGTGGAGACCGCAGGCCCGGTCCACTGGCTGATCCTCGCCCTGGTAACCGTCGCAACGGCGCTCCTTGCCGGTGCCGTCGCGGCCTACGGCCGCCGGGTCGCACGGGCTCCCCCGGCAACGGCCCGGTGA
- a CDS encoding PrsW family intramembrane metalloprotease, with translation MSLASSIRTIAVWEMNRSMTTMGRSVLPLAAGLLALLVLVTAFAAQSGVHMQDGIYRIGIDDPEVARIVTPDSRFTVELADGHTLWNDRFAYDILVLSGEVYAADTDKGRAALTALRRDYDAYVSRVAAAQPDLFAGYPLWIDLEYVRSEIDFLATQSGQQVGAPADTRRPPAPSGPVEAVTPPPATVPVSENDLRQHLAETGSQSPLSRYTGIISSSSATDGLRTPAELSPPLPYDALILVFVFIFPLYFTSQFFMMSVMNERIGRAGEALLSTPVRPAAIVVGKAVPYLAIMLLVSAAITVFIGAPLAILLPLFPVILFFLANALIIGMAARSFKELSFVSIFFSTLATSYLFFPTVFANTHVISIISPLTLVVLQIQGEGFTAVEYIYSTALFFLTSAVLIYAGTVNFREERLFSEKPLTSRLVDFVAGVIGRDHPHLSLFLLSAFTIPFVFMVQMMTLVLFFNIPMPLSLVILTVSAAFIEEVAKSVGLYAIARERPGFLTVKNLLLGAVAIGAGFLVGEKLLLFATLSQITESIFGSVLFLSLQVLWMPLLLHIGGVLITGTFLLVGGRRAYVPGLVVASVVHSLYNLYFLLGGLS, from the coding sequence ATGAGTCTCGCTTCCTCCATCCGAACGATCGCCGTCTGGGAGATGAACCGGTCGATGACCACGATGGGCAGAAGCGTCCTGCCGCTCGCCGCGGGACTGCTCGCTCTCCTGGTCCTGGTGACCGCATTCGCCGCCCAGAGCGGCGTCCACATGCAGGACGGCATCTACCGCATCGGGATCGACGACCCCGAAGTCGCCCGGATCGTCACCCCCGACAGCCGCTTCACCGTCGAACTCGCCGACGGGCACACCCTCTGGAACGACCGGTTCGCGTACGACATCCTCGTCCTCTCCGGCGAGGTCTACGCCGCCGACACGGATAAAGGACGGGCGGCCCTGACGGCGCTTCGCCGCGATTACGACGCCTACGTCTCGCGGGTGGCCGCAGCCCAGCCCGACCTCTTCGCCGGCTACCCGCTCTGGATCGACCTCGAGTACGTCAGGAGCGAGATCGACTTCCTGGCAACCCAGAGCGGGCAGCAGGTCGGCGCCCCGGCGGATACCCGGAGGCCGCCCGCCCCCTCGGGACCGGTGGAGGCCGTGACCCCCCCGCCCGCGACCGTCCCGGTCTCCGAAAACGACCTGCGCCAGCACCTCGCGGAGACGGGGAGCCAGAGCCCCCTCTCCCGCTACACCGGCATCATATCGAGCAGCTCCGCCACGGACGGGCTCCGGACGCCAGCGGAACTCTCGCCTCCGCTCCCCTACGACGCGCTCATTCTAGTCTTCGTCTTCATCTTCCCGCTCTACTTCACCTCCCAGTTCTTCATGATGAGCGTGATGAACGAGCGGATCGGGCGGGCGGGGGAGGCACTCCTCTCCACACCCGTCCGGCCCGCCGCGATCGTCGTCGGGAAGGCCGTCCCGTACCTCGCGATCATGCTCCTCGTCTCGGCCGCGATCACCGTCTTCATCGGCGCACCGCTCGCGATCCTCCTCCCGCTCTTCCCGGTCATCCTCTTCTTCCTCGCAAACGCCCTGATCATCGGGATGGCCGCACGGAGTTTCAAGGAGCTCTCGTTCGTCTCGATCTTCTTCTCGACCCTCGCCACGTCGTACCTCTTCTTCCCGACGGTCTTTGCGAACACCCACGTCATCAGCATTATCTCCCCCCTCACTCTGGTCGTCCTCCAGATCCAGGGCGAGGGGTTCACGGCCGTCGAGTACATCTACTCGACCGCGCTCTTCTTCCTCACGAGCGCCGTCCTGATCTACGCCGGGACGGTCAACTTCCGCGAGGAGCGCCTCTTCTCCGAGAAACCCCTCACCTCGAGACTCGTGGACTTCGTCGCGGGCGTGATCGGCCGCGACCACCCGCACCTCTCGCTCTTCCTCCTCTCAGCCTTCACGATACCGTTCGTCTTCATGGTCCAGATGATGACGCTCGTCCTCTTCTTCAACATCCCGATGCCGCTCTCGCTCGTCATCCTGACGGTCTCGGCGGCGTTCATCGAGGAGGTCGCGAAATCCGTCGGGCTCTACGCGATAGCGCGGGAACGGCCGGGATTCCTCACCGTGAAAAACCTGCTCCTCGGAGCGGTCGCCATCGGCGCCGGGTTCCTGGTCGGGGAGAAACTCCTCCTGTTTGCCACGCTCTCCCAGATCACCGAGTCGATCTTCGGGAGTGTCCTCTTCCTCTCCCTCCAGGTGCTCTGGATGCCGCTCCTCCTCCACATCGGAGGGGTGCTGATCACCGGGACCTTCCTCCTCGTCGGGGGGAGGCGCGCCTACGTCCCCGGCCTCGTCGTGGCAAGCGTGGTCCACAGCCTCTATAACCTCTACTTCCTCCTCGGAGGCCTGTCATGA
- a CDS encoding ABC transporter ATP-binding protein, which yields MITARSLVKHYGDFPALDGVTFDLDDAQILGVIGHNGAGKTTLLKIMAGLISPTSGNLEIDGVDVVRHPLDLKRNLGYLPEESRLYETMTTDAYLSFFGEIYGLSKAAIRERREDLLVSLALEPNGKKIGEFSKGMKRKVAIARSLMHDPGLLIYDEPTSGLDPMTSRSVLEYVKGLREQGKTVIFSAHNLFQVEEACDLVLILRRGKVVASGTIPELRETFGSITYQIFFRVPDPAAFATSVTCTAENGGYLAEARSVEELNRATAALAADGATIERIESHYPTLEEMLLKIGR from the coding sequence ATGATCACCGCCCGCTCTCTTGTCAAACACTACGGCGACTTCCCGGCCCTCGACGGCGTCACCTTCGATCTCGACGACGCACAGATTCTCGGGGTGATCGGGCACAACGGTGCAGGAAAGACGACGCTCCTGAAGATCATGGCCGGCCTGATCTCGCCGACTTCGGGAAACCTCGAGATCGACGGCGTCGATGTCGTCAGGCATCCGCTCGACCTGAAACGGAACCTGGGCTATCTTCCCGAGGAGTCGCGGCTCTACGAGACGATGACCACGGATGCCTACCTCTCGTTCTTCGGCGAGATCTACGGCCTCTCGAAGGCGGCGATCAGGGAGCGGCGCGAAGACCTCCTCGTCTCGCTCGCGCTCGAGCCGAACGGAAAGAAGATCGGGGAGTTTTCGAAGGGAATGAAGCGGAAGGTCGCCATCGCCCGGTCGCTGATGCACGATCCCGGCCTGCTCATCTACGACGAACCCACCTCCGGCCTCGACCCCATGACCTCCCGGTCGGTGCTCGAGTACGTCAAGGGTCTCAGAGAACAGGGCAAGACGGTGATCTTCTCGGCCCACAACCTCTTCCAGGTGGAGGAGGCCTGCGACCTCGTCCTGATCCTGCGCCGGGGAAAGGTGGTCGCGAGCGGGACTATCCCCGAGCTCCGCGAGACCTTCGGCTCGATCACCTACCAGATCTTCTTCAGGGTCCCCGACCCGGCGGCCTTCGCGACGTCGGTCACCTGCACGGCAGAGAACGGGGGGTATCTCGCCGAGGCACGCTCGGTGGAGGAGTTGAACCGGGCGACCGCGGCGCTCGCGGCCGACGGCGCGACGATCGAGCGGATCGAGTCGCATTATCCGACGCTCGAGGAGATGCTCCTGAAGATCGGGCGGTGA
- a CDS encoding methyl-accepting chemotaxis protein — translation MQRDNRETTETGEFYRALYESVPVALLLIDDNRIIECNRAAEALFDCGGRENLIGLDPARLSPGMQPDGSASADLAARHLREALSGRRTFEWVHRRAGDGTFTAEVTLTPADTGSGLKILAAVRDISEEKEVRKQAEEAGHRADAILQENPIPTIIWDRSLHVKAVNEAFLKITGYDRKRVESMTLKDFSHVGSQSGQEVAEAFRTKQATSAELAVAFPHGTFSFIRYSVPLPDRAGNVESVMAVYKDITDQKEQLEQMRVIQQQADAIVQENPMPILLWKTDLTVEVVNKAFRRLSGFSDEQCARLTVRDFKYLSQSGEGVADTVKSHRASKGEAAIEFPAGIRILERYNIPLLDRAGDLANVLTVYNDITEKRSLDERLRKSIDELAASLHAVAAGDLTKLAVTYPDDPLAAVKGSMNETIAALTDLLRHLLEQADALEHAIIDVGKGADEIARASQQVANTAQKSSDGAKEQIRQLDRVTKKVGDLSASVEEIASTAQEVRDRALNVAKAGEFAVGIGNEAGEKMQAVQKISERAVEEITNLNAKMQDISHIVKLITDIANQTNLLALNAAIEAARAGEHGRGFAVVAGEVRNLAGESKSATRQIEEVIGGVTASSRKTAEAMQGAHAEILGGIESVNKTIEALNRMVADVGVAVNGIADISRATESQADETTSVTTSIEEVFVLVQDNEKGMESLAALAEESSASTEEVASASNEIRQMAHQLREKVATFRFE, via the coding sequence ATGCAGAGAGACAATCGCGAGACGACGGAAACAGGAGAGTTTTACCGGGCACTCTACGAAAGCGTGCCCGTAGCGCTCCTCCTCATCGACGACAATCGTATCATCGAATGCAACAGAGCGGCAGAGGCCCTTTTTGACTGTGGCGGGCGCGAGAACCTGATCGGCCTGGACCCTGCCCGGCTCTCCCCCGGAATGCAGCCGGACGGGAGCGCATCGGCAGACCTGGCCGCAAGGCACCTCCGTGAGGCCCTCTCGGGCCGCCGGACGTTCGAGTGGGTCCACCGGCGTGCCGGAGACGGGACCTTCACCGCGGAGGTGACCCTCACGCCGGCCGATACCGGCTCCGGCCTGAAGATCCTTGCGGCCGTCCGCGACATCAGCGAGGAGAAGGAGGTCCGAAAGCAGGCCGAAGAGGCCGGGCATCGGGCCGACGCGATCCTTCAGGAGAATCCGATCCCCACAATCATCTGGGACCGGAGCCTGCATGTGAAGGCGGTGAACGAAGCGTTCCTGAAGATCACCGGCTATGACAGGAAGAGGGTCGAGTCCATGACGCTCAAGGACTTCAGCCACGTCGGCAGCCAGTCCGGCCAGGAGGTGGCGGAGGCCTTCAGGACGAAGCAGGCGACGTCTGCGGAGTTGGCAGTTGCTTTCCCGCACGGGACCTTCTCCTTCATCCGCTACAGCGTGCCGCTTCCCGACAGGGCCGGCAACGTCGAGAGCGTGATGGCCGTCTACAAGGACATCACCGACCAGAAAGAGCAGCTGGAGCAGATGCGGGTAATCCAGCAGCAGGCCGACGCGATCGTTCAGGAGAACCCGATGCCGATCCTCCTCTGGAAGACCGACCTGACCGTAGAGGTGGTCAACAAGGCGTTCCGCAGGCTCTCCGGTTTCTCCGACGAACAGTGCGCCCGCCTCACCGTCCGGGACTTCAAATACCTCAGCCAGTCCGGGGAGGGCGTTGCTGATACGGTGAAGAGCCACAGGGCCAGCAAAGGCGAGGCCGCCATCGAGTTTCCCGCCGGTATCCGCATCCTCGAGCGATACAACATCCCGCTCCTCGATAGGGCGGGAGACCTCGCGAACGTGCTCACGGTCTACAACGACATCACGGAGAAACGGAGCCTTGACGAACGGCTCAGGAAGAGCATCGACGAACTCGCCGCGAGCCTCCATGCCGTGGCCGCCGGCGACCTGACGAAACTCGCGGTCACCTACCCTGACGACCCGCTCGCTGCGGTCAAGGGGAGCATGAACGAGACGATCGCGGCGCTGACGGATCTCCTCCGGCACCTTCTCGAGCAGGCGGATGCCCTCGAGCACGCCATCATCGATGTCGGGAAGGGTGCCGACGAGATCGCCCGGGCATCCCAGCAGGTGGCGAACACGGCGCAGAAATCCTCTGACGGGGCAAAAGAGCAGATCCGGCAGCTCGACCGGGTCACCAAGAAGGTCGGCGACCTCTCCGCCAGCGTCGAGGAGATCGCAAGCACCGCCCAGGAGGTCCGGGACCGCGCCTTAAACGTCGCAAAGGCCGGAGAATTTGCCGTCGGGATCGGGAACGAGGCGGGCGAGAAGATGCAGGCGGTCCAGAAGATCTCCGAGCGGGCCGTCGAGGAGATCACGAACCTGAACGCGAAGATGCAGGACATCAGCCACATCGTGAAACTCATCACCGATATCGCGAACCAGACCAATCTCCTCGCGCTGAACGCCGCGATCGAGGCCGCCCGGGCGGGAGAGCACGGGCGCGGGTTTGCCGTGGTCGCGGGCGAGGTCCGGAACCTCGCCGGGGAGTCCAAGAGCGCGACCCGGCAGATCGAGGAGGTGATCGGCGGGGTGACCGCGAGCAGCCGGAAGACCGCCGAGGCGATGCAGGGGGCGCACGCGGAGATCCTCGGGGGGATCGAGAGCGTGAACAAGACCATCGAGGCGCTCAACCGGATGGTCGCCGACGTCGGGGTGGCGGTCAACGGCATCGCCGATATCTCCCGGGCGACCGAGAGCCAGGCGGACGAGACGACCTCGGTCACGACGAGCATCGAGGAGGTCTTCGTCCTGGTCCAGGATAACGAGAAAGGCATGGAGAGCCTTGCCGCGCTCGCTGAAGAGTCGTCTGCCTCGACCGAGGAGGTCGCAAGCGCCTCAAACGAGATCCGGCAGATGGCCCACCAGCTCCGCGAGAAGGTCGCGACGTTCAGGTTCGAGTGA
- a CDS encoding chemotaxis protein CheW yields the protein MIDVVEFGLGQELYAMDIQLAREIVEMMPITHIPRSPDYIAGIMNLRGEITTVIDLKRLIQIQGTPGSSQKIIVLVAEATGGSNLGIIVDDVHSVIQVAESDIELMDEGISSGVHAFVKGIIKVAKAEDDRKRADGKGQQGTGLILWIDIKKILEDLVRRSQP from the coding sequence ATGATCGACGTCGTCGAGTTCGGACTGGGGCAGGAGCTGTACGCGATGGATATCCAGCTCGCCCGGGAGATCGTGGAGATGATGCCCATCACCCACATCCCCCGGTCGCCCGATTACATCGCGGGGATCATGAACCTCCGGGGCGAGATCACCACCGTCATCGACCTAAAGCGGCTGATCCAGATCCAGGGGACGCCGGGGAGCAGCCAGAAGATCATCGTCCTCGTGGCCGAGGCGACCGGGGGGTCGAACCTCGGCATCATCGTGGATGACGTCCACAGCGTCATCCAGGTGGCCGAGAGCGATATCGAACTGATGGACGAAGGGATCTCCTCCGGGGTCCACGCCTTCGTCAAGGGGATCATCAAGGTCGCGAAGGCCGAGGACGACCGGAAGCGGGCGGACGGGAAAGGCCAGCAGGGGACCGGGCTCATCCTCTGGATCGATATCAAGAAGATCCTGGAGGACCTCGTGCGGCGAAGTCAGCCCTGA